The following proteins are co-located in the Desulfobaccales bacterium genome:
- a CDS encoding universal stress protein, whose amino-acid sequence MEVRTILWPTDLSKNSIKAAKHVSSLADRYKAKVILLYVGVDLMSHLLAYGDPSEVQVHHFQDWELKQAKKQLESVCEKELKACPNIEVKLVQGDAAAEILKAAKATKADMLVMTSHGRGHDELDQKSADFGSVAQKVLAKSPVPVHLVNPYTK is encoded by the coding sequence ATGGAAGTACGCACCATCCTCTGGCCCACAGATTTGTCCAAGAATTCGATCAAGGCCGCCAAGCATGTGTCCTCACTCGCCGACAGGTATAAGGCCAAAGTCATCCTCTTGTATGTAGGGGTGGATTTAATGTCGCATTTACTGGCCTATGGTGATCCTTCTGAGGTGCAAGTGCACCATTTCCAGGATTGGGAATTGAAGCAGGCTAAAAAACAATTGGAGTCGGTGTGCGAAAAGGAATTGAAAGCCTGCCCCAATATCGAGGTCAAGCTGGTGCAAGGAGACGCCGCCGCCGAGATCCTGAAGGCGGCCAAGGCCACCAAAGCCGATATGCTGGTCATGACCAGCCATGGCCGCGGCCATGACGAGCTGGACCAGAAAAGCGCCGATTTCGGCAGTGTGGCCCAAAAGGTGCTGGCCAAATCACCGGTGCCCGTCCACTTGGTCAATCCCTATACTAAGTAG
- a CDS encoding O-antigen ligase family protein: MSDEVSRSIPEMRIFLVTGIFGLWPSMFLINTGHRRQVFDWFCCGCLAIIVPVEIIFWLIGNYYSSFQIFTLHPIPLGTLIILLSPGPIHLLVSKSFKVNLFSLLLVSSSLMLIFVTHKRSTWIALTVMLVLAIVFLTRRRRCLLATLLVVAALILSVQAKRFYDRLDPSVNRYASVLQRVELYNFALHIWETHPLMGIGLRPLTHARYLKDYHQYNKNLIDFSQSVAKLQTLDNMVLTAIVELGSLMTLAYLGLVIVIMVRYGRALWSTPATSFTDWYRMLVLVGLAIHSMSYDSLLFPPVNWIFHIQLGIMAGYQTAEKALGSEAGLRHVIT, encoded by the coding sequence TTGAGCGATGAAGTCTCTAGGTCGATTCCGGAAATGCGAATCTTCTTGGTTACCGGTATCTTTGGATTATGGCCTTCAATGTTTTTGATAAACACCGGCCACCGGCGCCAAGTGTTCGACTGGTTCTGTTGTGGGTGCCTGGCCATTATCGTGCCGGTGGAAATTATCTTCTGGTTGATTGGGAACTATTATAGTTCGTTTCAGATCTTTACGTTGCATCCGATCCCCTTAGGAACTCTTATAATCCTGCTGTCACCCGGCCCCATTCACCTGCTCGTATCAAAAAGTTTCAAAGTGAATCTGTTCAGCTTGTTATTGGTCTCCTCAAGCCTCATGCTGATTTTTGTTACCCACAAGCGCAGCACCTGGATTGCACTGACCGTCATGTTAGTGCTGGCGATAGTTTTCCTGACTCGCCGCCGCCGCTGCCTTCTGGCAACCCTACTGGTGGTTGCGGCCCTGATCCTATCTGTTCAAGCCAAGCGTTTTTATGACCGCCTCGACCCCAGCGTCAATCGTTATGCCAGCGTCCTGCAACGCGTGGAGCTCTATAACTTTGCCCTGCACATTTGGGAAACCCACCCGCTTATGGGTATCGGCTTACGCCCTTTAACTCATGCCAGGTACTTAAAAGATTACCATCAATATAATAAGAATCTTATAGATTTTAGTCAAAGTGTCGCAAAGCTCCAAACCTTAGACAATATGGTGCTTACTGCCATCGTAGAACTGGGCAGCTTGATGACCTTAGCATACTTGGGACTGGTCATCGTTATCATGGTAAGATATGGTCGAGCCTTGTGGTCCACTCCGGCAACCAGCTTCACGGATTGGTACCGGATGCTTGTCCTGGTCGGCCTAGCCATCCATTCCATGAGCTACGACTCCCTCCTCTTCCCTCCGGTTAATTGGATTTTTCACATCCAGCTGGGGATCATGGCCGGCTACCAGACCGCCGAGAAGGCCCTTGGCTCAGAGGCTGGTTTGCGCCATGTTATTACCTGA
- the typA gene encoding translational GTPase TypA, giving the protein MSVREDLRNLAIIAHVDHGKTTLADAMLWQSGIFRENEQVVERVMDSMDLEREKGITIMAKNMAIIYKGVKINIVDTPGHADFGGEVERTLNMVDGVLLLVDATEGPLPQTRFVLGKALEQGLPAIVVINKIDRPDRRIQEVLNEVYDLFIDLDATEEQLEFPVVYTNAKAGIALTEPDGQGLDLVPLFETILKGIPAPTYDPEAPLQFLVTNLDYSDYVGLIAVGKIVNGALRHGQEVALLKQGRMVGKANLSQLYSFDGLERTSRELLEAGDLAALAGVPEAFIGDTLGDPIDPRALPVITVEEPTISMVFSVNTSPLGGKEGRHLTSRHIKERLDKEVLYNVSIRVEPAATRDAFKVSARGELQLAVLIEMMRREGFELSLSKPKVVTQEIDGKVVEPLELAVVDIPEEFVGIVTEKLSARRGRLTKMVNHGSGRVRLEFEIPSRGLIGFRGQFLNDTRGTGLLNALLVGTTPYVGEIVGRINGVLVSDRPGKAVAYAIFHLQPRGTIFVKPGDPAYRGLIVGENTRPDDMVVNITKEKKQTNIRAANTDEALRLVPSRQFTLEQAMEFINDDELVEVTPKSIRLRKRQLG; this is encoded by the coding sequence ATGAGTGTACGGGAAGACTTACGCAACCTGGCCATCATTGCCCACGTGGATCATGGCAAAACCACCCTGGCGGATGCCATGCTCTGGCAGAGCGGCATTTTTAGGGAAAATGAGCAGGTGGTGGAACGGGTCATGGACAGCATGGACCTGGAGCGGGAAAAGGGTATCACCATCATGGCCAAAAACATGGCCATTATCTATAAGGGCGTCAAGATCAACATCGTGGATACGCCGGGGCACGCGGATTTCGGCGGCGAGGTGGAGCGCACCCTGAACATGGTGGACGGCGTCCTGCTCCTGGTGGACGCCACCGAAGGGCCCCTGCCCCAGACCCGGTTCGTCCTGGGCAAGGCCCTGGAGCAGGGGTTGCCTGCCATCGTGGTCATCAATAAAATTGACCGGCCCGACCGCCGCATCCAGGAAGTCCTGAACGAAGTTTATGATCTGTTCATCGATTTGGATGCCACCGAAGAGCAGTTGGAATTCCCCGTGGTCTACACCAACGCCAAGGCCGGGATCGCCCTCACCGAACCCGACGGCCAGGGCCTGGACCTGGTCCCCCTGTTTGAAACGATCCTGAAGGGCATCCCGGCCCCCACCTATGACCCGGAAGCGCCCCTGCAGTTTCTGGTCACCAACCTGGATTACAGCGACTACGTTGGCCTCATCGCGGTGGGGAAAATCGTCAATGGGGCGCTGCGCCATGGCCAGGAAGTGGCGCTGCTCAAACAGGGCCGGATGGTCGGCAAGGCCAATCTCAGCCAGTTGTATAGCTTTGATGGCCTGGAACGCACCTCTCGAGAACTCCTCGAAGCCGGGGATCTCGCCGCATTGGCCGGGGTCCCCGAGGCCTTCATCGGAGATACCCTGGGTGACCCCATTGACCCGCGGGCCCTCCCCGTGATCACCGTGGAAGAGCCCACCATCTCCATGGTTTTCTCGGTGAATACTTCACCCTTGGGCGGCAAAGAAGGCCGCCACTTAACCTCCCGGCACATCAAGGAGCGCCTGGACAAGGAAGTGCTCTATAACGTCAGCATTCGGGTGGAGCCGGCGGCAACCCGGGATGCCTTCAAAGTTAGCGCCCGGGGAGAGCTGCAACTGGCAGTGCTCATCGAAATGATGCGCCGGGAAGGCTTTGAACTGTCGCTGTCCAAGCCCAAGGTCGTCACCCAGGAGATCGACGGCAAAGTTGTGGAGCCCCTGGAATTGGCGGTAGTGGATATTCCCGAGGAGTTCGTGGGGATTGTCACGGAAAAGTTGAGCGCCCGCCGGGGCCGGCTGACCAAGATGGTCAATCATGGCTCCGGCCGGGTCCGCCTGGAATTTGAAATCCCCTCCCGGGGCCTCATTGGCTTTCGCGGGCAGTTCTTAAACGATACTCGGGGGACGGGACTGTTGAACGCTCTTCTCGTGGGTACCACCCCCTATGTGGGAGAAATCGTCGGACGGATCAACGGTGTCCTCGTATCCGATCGGCCGGGTAAGGCCGTGGCCTATGCCATTTTCCACTTGCAGCCCCGGGGCACCATTTTCGTGAAGCCGGGCGACCCGGCGTACCGGGGGTTGATTGTAGGCGAAAATACCAGGCCGGATGACATGGTGGTGAACATCACCAAAGAGAAGAAACAGACCAACATCCGGGCCGCGAACACTGACGAGGCCCTGCGCCTGGTGCCGTCTCGCCAGTTCACCCTGGAGCAGGCCATGGAATTCATCAACGACGATGAGCTGGTGGAGGTTACTCCTAAATCCATACGCCTGCGGAAGCGTCAGCTGGGTTAG
- the dsrM gene encoding sulfate reduction electron transfer complex DsrMKJOP subunit DsrM has product MDFFKRHFFVALAAVLGLILIAYVGVKGNLQLLFGVVVPYMAALIFVEGLIYQVIQWARSPVPFRIPTTGGQGRTLPWIERDLGEKLDNPSDFKYLMGRMALEVLAFRSLFRNLRTELVKDPDNPEGARLIHWSYKWLWLGAIAFHYAFLVVILRHLRFFMEPVPYPLALLTEVDGFFQFFTPAVYLSGVVLVVAVAYLLARRITNPSMRYISLAADYFPLLLILGIGITGILMRYFFKTDIIAVKELALGLVTLHPKIPAVAISPLFYVHLFLVCALFAYFPFSKLMHAPGVFMSPSRNMIANNRWVLHVNPWNYPVKFHHYDEYEDKFREPMIEAGIPVEKEQ; this is encoded by the coding sequence ATGGATTTTTTTAAGCGTCATTTCTTTGTGGCCTTGGCTGCGGTCTTGGGACTGATATTGATCGCCTATGTGGGAGTTAAAGGCAATCTGCAACTCCTGTTCGGGGTGGTAGTGCCCTACATGGCCGCGCTCATCTTTGTGGAGGGCCTCATCTACCAGGTCATCCAGTGGGCTCGGTCACCGGTGCCGTTTAGGATTCCCACCACCGGCGGCCAGGGGCGGACCCTGCCCTGGATCGAGAGGGACCTGGGAGAGAAGCTGGACAATCCCTCGGACTTCAAGTATCTGATGGGGCGTATGGCCCTGGAAGTCTTGGCCTTTCGGAGCCTGTTCCGGAACCTGAGAACGGAATTGGTCAAGGACCCGGACAACCCCGAAGGCGCCCGCCTGATTCACTGGTCCTATAAGTGGTTGTGGCTGGGGGCCATCGCCTTCCACTACGCCTTTCTGGTGGTCATCCTGCGCCATCTCCGGTTCTTCATGGAGCCGGTGCCGTATCCCCTCGCGTTACTCACTGAGGTGGACGGCTTCTTCCAGTTCTTCACGCCTGCAGTGTATCTGAGCGGCGTCGTGCTGGTTGTGGCCGTGGCCTACCTGCTGGCCCGGCGGATCACCAACCCCAGCATGCGCTACATCTCTCTGGCGGCGGATTATTTTCCCCTGCTCCTGATTCTGGGCATCGGGATTACCGGCATCCTTATGCGGTACTTCTTTAAGACCGACATCATTGCCGTGAAAGAATTGGCCCTCGGCCTGGTGACCTTGCATCCCAAGATTCCGGCGGTAGCCATCAGCCCTCTCTTTTATGTGCACCTCTTTTTAGTCTGTGCGCTCTTTGCCTACTTCCCCTTCAGCAAGCTGATGCATGCCCCCGGGGTGTTCATGAGCCCCAGCCGGAATATGATCGCCAATAACCGCTGGGTCCTGCATGTCAATCCCTGGAACTATCCCGTCAAGTTCCATCACTATGACGAATATGAAGATAAGTTTAGGGAACCGATGATCGAAGCCGGGATCCCGGTCGAAAAGGAGCAATGA
- the nrfD gene encoding NrfD/PsrC family molybdoenzyme membrane anchor subunit translates to MLEKALIGTKRYYGLLAILAGIFALGFFFYLKQLHVGLGITGMGRDVSWGFYISQFTYLVGVAASAVMVVLPYYLHNYKAFGRVTILGEFLAVAAVSMCVTFVLVDMGRPDRVFNVFKYPTPGSVMFWDIIVLNGYLVLNILIGWNVLECERHSIAPPKWVKFLSYVSIPWAVSIHTVTAFLYAGLPGRGYWLTAILAPRFLSSAFAAGPALLILLCLLVRKYSKFDPGKEQIQSLAKVVTYATLINVFFFFCEVFTVFYSQLPDHMAHFKYLFVGLDGKGQLVPLMWFSIVGMTVAALFLVNPKLRKNESTLAALCGLVIITTWLDKGLGLMTGGFVPNPMEHVTEYWPTAPEALIALGIWAMGFLILTLLYKVAVSIKEEIKA, encoded by the coding sequence ATGCTTGAAAAGGCTCTGATCGGTACGAAACGGTACTATGGATTGCTGGCGATCCTGGCGGGCATCTTCGCGCTGGGTTTTTTCTTCTATTTGAAGCAGTTACATGTAGGTTTGGGCATCACCGGTATGGGCCGGGACGTCTCCTGGGGGTTCTACATCTCCCAGTTCACCTACCTGGTCGGCGTGGCGGCCTCGGCAGTCATGGTGGTGTTGCCTTACTACCTCCACAATTACAAGGCCTTCGGCCGCGTGACCATCCTGGGTGAATTCCTGGCGGTGGCCGCAGTGTCCATGTGCGTCACGTTCGTCCTGGTTGACATGGGACGTCCAGACCGGGTCTTCAACGTCTTTAAGTACCCTACTCCCGGTTCGGTCATGTTTTGGGACATAATCGTCTTAAACGGTTATCTTGTCCTCAATATCCTGATCGGCTGGAACGTCCTGGAATGCGAGCGTCATTCGATCGCGCCGCCCAAATGGGTCAAGTTCCTGAGTTATGTGTCCATCCCCTGGGCTGTTTCCATTCACACGGTAACCGCCTTCCTATACGCTGGCCTGCCGGGACGGGGCTATTGGCTCACCGCCATCCTGGCGCCCCGCTTCCTCTCTTCGGCCTTTGCCGCAGGGCCGGCGCTGCTTATCCTGCTGTGCCTGCTGGTCCGCAAATACAGCAAGTTTGATCCCGGCAAAGAGCAGATTCAGTCGCTGGCCAAGGTCGTCACCTATGCCACCTTGATTAACGTGTTCTTCTTCTTCTGCGAAGTCTTTACGGTGTTCTACAGTCAGCTCCCCGACCATATGGCCCATTTCAAGTACCTGTTCGTCGGCCTCGACGGCAAAGGCCAACTGGTTCCGCTCATGTGGTTCTCCATCGTGGGTATGACCGTGGCAGCCTTATTCCTGGTCAACCCCAAGCTCCGGAAAAACGAGAGCACCCTGGCGGCGCTATGCGGCTTGGTGATCATCACCACCTGGCTCGACAAGGGGTTGGGGCTGATGACCGGTGGGTTCGTGCCCAATCCCATGGAGCACGTCACCGAGTACTGGCCCACCGCGCCCGAAGCCCTCATCGCCCTGGGCATTTGGGCCATGGGGTTCTTGATCCTTACCTTGCTTTACAAGGTAGCGGTTTCCATTAAAGAAGAAATCAAGGCATAG
- a CDS encoding NAD(P)/FAD-dependent oxidoreductase, whose product MAEDILEKGAIVQRDKETYAVAPHIPGGIITDFNLLRRLADVADKYGVKVIKLTSAERFALVGLKPEDLDQVWQELGLVPGAAIGLCVRSIKICPGTTFCRFGQQDAVGVGLHLDKKYHGMPLPYKFKIGVSGCPNNCSESVIKDLGLVGAPKGWRMLAGGFASGLKPRLADVIAIDLTDAEALSLAERVLEWFEKAGKKKRLGKIIDEIGLGTFKTEIGLPAE is encoded by the coding sequence ATGGCTGAAGATATTCTGGAAAAGGGCGCCATTGTGCAGCGCGATAAAGAAACCTATGCTGTTGCGCCTCATATTCCCGGCGGGATTATCACCGATTTTAACCTGTTGCGCCGGTTGGCCGACGTGGCGGATAAATATGGCGTCAAGGTGATCAAACTGACCTCGGCTGAACGGTTCGCCCTGGTGGGGCTCAAGCCCGAAGACCTGGACCAGGTGTGGCAGGAGTTGGGCCTGGTGCCCGGCGCGGCCATCGGACTGTGCGTGCGTTCCATCAAGATCTGTCCTGGCACCACCTTCTGCCGGTTTGGCCAGCAAGACGCGGTGGGGGTGGGGCTGCACCTCGACAAAAAGTATCACGGCATGCCCTTGCCGTATAAGTTCAAGATCGGAGTCTCGGGATGCCCCAACAATTGTTCTGAATCCGTTATCAAGGATTTGGGGCTGGTGGGCGCGCCCAAGGGTTGGCGGATGCTGGCCGGCGGGTTCGCCTCGGGGCTGAAACCCCGCCTGGCGGATGTCATTGCCATAGACCTGACGGATGCGGAGGCGCTCTCCCTGGCTGAGCGGGTGTTGGAGTGGTTCGAAAAAGCCGGCAAGAAAAAGCGCCTGGGCAAGATCATTGATGAAATCGGCCTGGGCACGTTCAAGACGGAAATAGGCCTGCCGGCGGAATGA
- a CDS encoding 4Fe-4S dicluster domain-containing protein — protein sequence MDRREFIRIAGLSTLLGLGGKGAFELLNPGKVDAEMLPEPKALHGKRWAMVVNQKKLDDATAQRCVAACNRTHNVPDYLNPPDDKLKLLPEVAQRYEIKWIWTDHFHNVFPGQESPQLAEKVEHMNFLTLCNHCANPPCVRVCPTKATFQREDGIVMMDMHRCIGCRFCMAGCPFGARSFNWRDPRPYIKELYPGYPTREIGVVEKCTFCAERLAQGLMPACVEASSGALIFGDLKDEKSQVREYLRKYFTIRRKAHLGTDPQVYYIV from the coding sequence ATGGACAGAAGAGAATTCATCAGAATAGCCGGACTCTCCACCCTCCTGGGACTGGGAGGCAAAGGGGCCTTCGAATTATTGAACCCCGGCAAGGTGGACGCGGAAATGTTGCCGGAGCCGAAAGCCTTGCATGGCAAGCGCTGGGCCATGGTGGTGAATCAAAAGAAGCTGGATGATGCCACCGCCCAGCGGTGTGTGGCCGCGTGTAACCGGACCCATAATGTCCCGGATTACCTCAATCCTCCGGATGACAAGCTGAAACTTCTCCCCGAGGTAGCCCAGCGCTACGAGATCAAATGGATCTGGACCGATCATTTCCACAATGTCTTCCCCGGTCAGGAGTCGCCTCAGCTTGCGGAAAAAGTAGAGCACATGAATTTCCTCACGCTCTGCAATCACTGCGCCAATCCTCCGTGCGTCCGGGTGTGCCCCACTAAGGCTACCTTCCAGCGGGAAGACGGCATCGTCATGATGGACATGCACCGCTGCATCGGCTGCCGCTTTTGCATGGCCGGCTGCCCCTTCGGCGCCCGCAGCTTTAATTGGCGCGACCCGCGCCCGTATATCAAAGAGCTCTACCCCGGCTATCCCACCCGGGAAATCGGGGTAGTGGAAAAGTGTACCTTCTGCGCCGAGCGCCTGGCTCAGGGGTTGATGCCGGCCTGTGTGGAAGCGTCCAGTGGAGCCTTGATCTTTGGAGACCTGAAGGATGAGAAGTCCCAGGTGCGGGAGTACCTCCGGAAGTACTTCACCATCCGGCGGAAGGCCCATCTCGGTACGGACCCGCAAGTTTACTACATCGTGTGA
- a CDS encoding ferredoxin produces the protein MAWRVEVDTDKCTGDEECVNVCPVGVFEMQDEKAVPVNEDECLGCESCIEVCPSGAITITET, from the coding sequence ATGGCCTGGCGTGTCGAAGTGGATACCGATAAGTGCACTGGCGATGAAGAGTGCGTCAACGTTTGTCCCGTAGGCGTGTTCGAGATGCAAGACGAGAAAGCCGTGCCGGTGAATGAAGATGAGTGCCTGGGTTGCGAGAGCTGCATAGAAGTCTGCCCCTCGGGTGCCATCACTATAACTGAAACCTAA
- a CDS encoding 4Fe-4S binding protein translates to MGWEVEIDADKCTGDEECVNICPVGVIEMQGDKAVAVNLDDCLGCESCVEACPSSAVTVTET, encoded by the coding sequence ATGGGTTGGGAAGTTGAAATCGATGCCGATAAGTGCACCGGCGACGAAGAGTGCGTTAATATTTGCCCCGTGGGCGTGATCGAGATGCAAGGCGACAAAGCCGTGGCGGTTAATCTCGATGATTGTTTGGGTTGCGAGAGTTGTGTCGAGGCCTGCCCCTCGAGCGCCGTTACCGTGACTGAAACTTGA
- a CDS encoding NAD(P)-dependent oxidoreductase, with the protein MAAYKVLVTGGAGYIGSTLVPALLNQGHSVTVLDALIFNQTPLLECCSNPKFEFIRGDICEAALIEKLMARSDIIIPLAAIVGAPACKKSPTHSNLVNYHANMNIVKKVSKDQRVVFPTTNSGYGIGEKDAFCTEESPLRPVSEYGRDKVEVERAFLDRGNAVTFRLATVFGISPRMRMDLLVNDFTYRAYKDRAIILFEENFRRNFIHISDVARAFIFAIDNFQSMQGEPFNVGLSSANLTKKQLCEKIKEHVPEFYIYCAPIGEDPDKRDYLVSNDKIEALGWLPVHTLDDGIKELLKGFQILNPQRFVNV; encoded by the coding sequence ATGGCTGCATATAAGGTGTTGGTCACAGGCGGCGCAGGGTATATTGGTTCTACACTGGTTCCTGCCTTATTGAATCAGGGGCATTCGGTAACGGTCCTGGATGCACTCATTTTTAATCAGACTCCTCTGTTGGAATGCTGCAGCAACCCAAAATTCGAGTTTATCCGGGGAGATATCTGTGAGGCAGCCCTAATAGAGAAGCTTATGGCCCGATCGGATATTATTATTCCATTAGCAGCTATTGTCGGTGCTCCCGCATGCAAGAAAAGCCCCACCCATTCCAACTTGGTGAACTATCATGCCAACATGAATATCGTCAAGAAAGTTTCCAAAGACCAGCGGGTGGTATTTCCCACAACCAACAGTGGCTACGGTATAGGCGAGAAGGATGCTTTTTGCACTGAGGAGTCTCCTTTAAGACCTGTTTCTGAATACGGAAGGGACAAAGTAGAAGTAGAGCGGGCTTTTTTGGACAGGGGGAATGCCGTTACTTTTCGGCTTGCCACGGTCTTTGGCATTAGTCCTCGTATGCGGATGGATTTGCTGGTCAATGACTTTACTTATAGAGCTTATAAAGATCGCGCGATTATTCTTTTTGAAGAAAATTTCCGACGTAACTTTATTCATATTTCCGACGTGGCGAGAGCCTTCATTTTTGCCATTGACAACTTCCAGAGTATGCAAGGTGAACCTTTTAACGTTGGTTTGAGTTCCGCTAACCTCACCAAAAAACAATTATGTGAGAAAATTAAGGAACATGTACCCGAATTTTATATTTACTGCGCTCCCATTGGGGAAGATCCGGACAAACGGGATTACCTCGTCAGCAATGATAAAATTGAAGCGCTGGGATGGCTCCCGGTTCATACTTTGGATGACGGTATCAAAGAGTTGCTGAAAGGTTTTCAGATTCTCAATCCCCAGCGCTTTGTCAATGTCTGA
- a CDS encoding (Fe-S)-binding protein, which yields MAKVPTPAEILPVSYKPPEKGWMDVKPDFRPGTYCNPASPKWMEWIDYPYPAPRSIPEDKWELPKDWKEIVLQGMEDRLQRFRSLKVFFDICVRCGACADKCHFFLGTGDPKNMPVLRAELLRSVYRRYFKKIGRVLGEIAGARDLTEDVIKEWFFYLYQCTICRRCSLFCPYGIDMAEMTLLGRELLASIGLNIDWAMASVAQCYDKGSHIGATPQAFKDMVDFLAEENERITGINTIPSINRKGAEVLFVMPSGDYFADPGTFTMMGYLLLFEHIGLDYTLSTYAAEGGNFGWFISHEMGKRLNAKIYHEAKRLGVKWILGGECGHMWRVCNQYMPTWWGPVDFLEKPVSPITGTKFENAAVHKMVHISEFTADLIHHDKLNLDPQRNAHIKMTFHDSCNTARGMGILEEPRYIINNVLPEGNFVEMPPNTIREKAFCCGSSSGINANENMELRMQGGFPRANAVRFVHEKYGVNHLGCICALDRATLPTLLQYWVPEVEITGITELVGNALIFPDELERTTDLRDRDLVGFGEAEEGGEEEE from the coding sequence ATGGCCAAAGTTCCGACACCAGCAGAGATACTCCCTGTAAGCTATAAGCCGCCGGAGAAAGGCTGGATGGACGTCAAGCCGGACTTCCGGCCGGGCACCTATTGTAATCCGGCCAGCCCTAAGTGGATGGAATGGATCGACTACCCCTACCCGGCCCCTCGGTCGATCCCCGAGGATAAGTGGGAACTGCCCAAGGATTGGAAGGAAATCGTCCTCCAGGGCATGGAAGACCGGTTGCAGCGCTTCCGGTCCCTGAAGGTCTTTTTCGATATCTGCGTGCGCTGCGGGGCCTGCGCCGACAAATGCCATTTCTTCCTGGGCACGGGCGACCCCAAGAACATGCCGGTCCTCCGGGCCGAGCTCTTGCGGTCGGTTTACCGCCGCTACTTTAAGAAGATCGGCCGGGTCCTGGGTGAAATCGCCGGAGCCCGTGATCTCACCGAAGACGTTATCAAGGAATGGTTTTTCTACCTCTACCAGTGCACCATCTGCCGGCGCTGTTCGCTTTTCTGCCCCTACGGCATCGACATGGCGGAGATGACCCTCCTGGGCCGGGAGTTGCTGGCCTCCATCGGCCTGAATATCGACTGGGCCATGGCTTCGGTGGCTCAGTGTTACGACAAGGGTAGCCACATCGGCGCCACTCCCCAGGCCTTCAAAGACATGGTGGACTTCCTGGCCGAGGAAAATGAGCGCATCACCGGCATTAACACTATCCCTTCAATTAACCGTAAGGGCGCTGAGGTCCTCTTTGTCATGCCCTCCGGCGACTACTTCGCCGACCCCGGCACCTTTACAATGATGGGCTATCTGCTGTTGTTCGAGCACATCGGCCTGGACTACACGCTCAGCACCTACGCCGCGGAAGGCGGCAACTTTGGCTGGTTCATCTCCCACGAGATGGGCAAACGCTTGAACGCCAAGATCTACCATGAAGCCAAGCGTCTAGGCGTGAAGTGGATCCTGGGCGGCGAGTGCGGCCACATGTGGCGGGTGTGCAACCAGTACATGCCCACCTGGTGGGGGCCGGTGGACTTCCTGGAGAAACCGGTATCCCCCATCACCGGCACCAAGTTCGAGAACGCCGCGGTCCACAAGATGGTGCACATCTCCGAATTTACCGCCGACCTGATCCATCACGACAAATTGAATCTGGATCCCCAGCGCAACGCCCATATCAAGATGACCTTCCATGATTCCTGCAACACCGCCCGGGGCATGGGAATCTTGGAAGAGCCGCGTTACATCATCAACAACGTGTTGCCCGAGGGTAACTTCGTGGAGATGCCCCCCAACACTATCCGGGAGAAGGCCTTCTGTTGCGGCAGTTCCAGCGGCATCAACGCCAACGAGAACATGGAACTCCGTATGCAAGGCGGCTTCCCCCGGGCCAACGCCGTGCGGTTCGTCCACGAAAAGTACGGGGTGAACCACTTGGGCTGCATCTGCGCCCTGGACCGGGCCACCCTGCCTACCCTGCTGCAGTACTGGGTGCCGGAAGTAGAGATCACCGGCATCACCGAACTGGTGGGCAATGCCCTGATATTCCCGGACGAGTTGGAGCGTACCACTGATCTCCGTGACCGCGACCTGGTAGGCTTTGGTGAGGCGGAGGAAGGCGGGGAGGAAGAGGAATAA
- the dsrJ gene encoding sulfate reduction electron transfer complex DsrMKJOP subunit DsrJ, whose translation MADYKNEFGVFGERPKVEKKLFDRNRVIAGLVIFVVLITIPLWQNLGKTVAAPAPSLDTPIIKQLAAKDKKCVMPTDWMRANHMQMLVDWRDNVVRDEEQKVTVKRGREFVSPDGKKYLASLTNTCMECHSNKAQFCDQCHNYAAVVPNCWGCHQETGKKLAEAK comes from the coding sequence ATGGCCGACTACAAAAACGAATTCGGGGTTTTTGGGGAGCGTCCGAAGGTCGAGAAGAAGCTCTTCGATCGCAACAGGGTCATCGCCGGCTTGGTCATCTTCGTCGTGCTGATCACCATCCCGTTATGGCAAAACCTGGGGAAAACGGTGGCCGCGCCGGCGCCTAGCCTGGATACGCCGATTATTAAACAATTGGCGGCGAAGGACAAGAAATGCGTGATGCCCACGGACTGGATGCGGGCCAACCACATGCAGATGCTGGTCGATTGGCGGGATAACGTGGTCCGCGATGAGGAGCAGAAGGTTACCGTCAAACGGGGCCGGGAATTTGTGTCGCCCGACGGGAAGAAATACCTTGCCAGTCTGACCAATACCTGCATGGAGTGTCACTCCAACAAAGCCCAATTTTGCGATCAATGTCACAACTATGCTGCGGTAGTGCCTAACTGTTGGGGGTGCCACCAGGAAACAGGCAAGAAGCTGGCGGAGGCGAAGTGA